AAAATAGCAGCTGCATTGGGTACAAGTGGCACTTGCGCTCCATAATCATTCCCATTCAAACTTGTTGCCAGTTTGGTTATATCATACGGCATTTGGCCACTATTAACCATTCCTTCGTTAATAATAGTCAAATATTGTTGAGCATTTAAGGTGTTAGCCGTTTTATAAACATTTTGCCACCCATAATAACCATCATAAGTGATCGTCGGTTTCTCATCTGTTTTTCCTTGTTTTGTTGTGATAAGTATTACTCCATTTGCAGCGCGGGATCCATAAATGGCTGCTGTAGCATCTTTCAATACATCAACGCTTTGAATATCTGAAGGAGATAAATTGTCGATACTTCCTACAACAACTCCATCAACCACATATAAAGGGATAGCATTCCCAATTGTTCCCATACCACGGATATCAATCTTATAGCTATCACCAGGCTGGCCATCTGACTTGGTAAGTTGAACCCCAGGCGTGCTACCTTGCAAAGCACCCAGTGTTGAAACAGTATTCAGCTTCTGAATATCATTACCCGTTACCTGAACAGTCGCACCTGTCATTACTTTCTTTTGTTGAACGCCATACCCGATAGCGACTACTTCATTCAGGCCAATCGCTTCATCTTCCATAGTTATATTTACTGACAAACGGTTATGAACACTCACATCCTGCGTTTTCATCCCTACAAAAGAAAACTGCAAAGTACCGTTTTCAGGTACCTGATTGAGTCTGAACACACCGTTTGCATCAGTAATCGTTCCTTTTGTTGTTCCTTTTACAACAACAGTGACACCTGGAAGTGGATTACCTGATTTGTCAACTACTTTGCCGCTCACCGTTTTTTCTGCTTGACTTTGATCTGTTTGTGCCGAAGCTGCATTAGTATTTACTGCATAAACACCAGCTCCGGTACCAAACGCTATAAACAATAATAGCATCAAAGCTCGTTTCATCTGTTTGGGTAGAGGGATCGTTGTGCCTCTCCCACCTTTTGTGGTTCTTTTCATAAATTTGTTCATGTTTTAAATGAATACTCACCTGCATCAACAGGTGATGGTTAATTAATAATGAATGCAAATTGTGATTTTAATGTACCAAAACCAATATTGAGCTATAAAAGACAAGACATATTGATTTTGCAACGCGCTATTTTTTGCATAATTACCATCGGATACCCGACTTAACGTGACCTCAGACAACTTCGATTTGTTATTCTCTACTTATCTGATGTAAGGATCATTACTCAAAATACTATTTACCCTAAACAAACAAAGAGCAAATTGAATTGGAGTTTTTGCAGATGTGTTAGTTGATTTTGTGTGGTGTAAGTGTAGTTTTTCGTGTTATGTCATGGTTTTAAGTGTTTAAATTAACATGGTAATAAAATCTTGCTATATACATATCATTTGTCATCCCTAGTGTGAATAGCTAATGGCTTGTCTAAAAAAAACACACTAATAAACATATGATTATAACTGCTCTCTTATCTTGGTAAGAAAACAAGAAACTGAACTGCGCAAAGTTAGAAGCCTTTGACGCAAATTTCAAGTACAATTTTATCGAAAAATGATACTTTTCCTATATTTGTTAAAAAAGGAGCGTTTTTAACAAACAAGCATTCGACGAAGTCACACTATCACTTTCTTTTTATGATAGTTATCTCTAAATTCTTTGGGTGAGCACCCTTTGCGTTTACGGAAAATACGATTAAAATTAGAAAGATTATTAAAACCGCTACTGAAACAAATTTCGCCTATGGTTTGTGAAGAATCAACTAATAAACGAATAGCATTCCCAATGCGAATATCTAATAAGTAATCCGTTACACTTTTACCTGTCCGCTGTTTAAAAAAACGACTGAAAGAGGCCTCTGTCATATTGACACTTTCGGCCAACTGAGCCAGACGAATCTCCTCAGCAAAATGGGAAGTAAGATAATCATGCACTTTTTGCACACGACGACTTTCATTTGTGATGGTAGATCTTGCAAATGTAGTACTGGACAACGTCCTCACATCATTACTTAATGACAGTTCGTACAGCAATGTAAAAAAGCTAATAACAGCATAAAAACCCTGCTTCTCATGGGCAAGGGAGGTAAGCAAAGGTCTGACAACCAAAATTGTGTTTAACGGAAAAACTAATCCTTTTTCTGCTAATTCAAGCATCTTCTTGATGCTCTTGAACTGGTTTTTATTTAATAATCCCTGAGAAAAGAGTTCTGGAGAAAATTGAATCGTAATTTCATGAATTTCATTTGAGGAACACTGATAATTCTCCCACGTATGCTCCAGTTCTTTACCTGTAATAAGAACTAAATCATAATCGCCAATCACCTCTAAAGAATCACCGACAATACGTCTCGTCCCCCTTGCATTTTCCACATAATTGATTTCACAATCAGCATGTTTGTGCAATGGAAAAGTAAATGTTGATTTAGTACGATCGACAATGTAAAAACAATCTTTCTCAGATAGCGGAGTAAGTTCCTGAAGTATGGTATTATTGAACATGATACTTTTTTATCATCTTAAGGTGATGACAAAGATAATGTAAATTCTTGACTATGGAACTTCGCCAACACGACAACAATAGCCATTTATTGAAATCGTTTCTTTCGGATAAAAAGATAAAGAGCAGCAAAAACTAACAATAAGAGCACAGGGGCCAACACATTGATTAGTTGCCAGGTTAATTTTCCTTCGGTGCTGGCCAGCCGGTTAAGCAGCCTAAGTTTAAATTGGCGTGAACGAAGATTCATCCAGCCATCCTGATCACTCAGATATTGTACAGCATTGACAATAAAAGCCCGGTTACTGTATTGGCGATTAGAATACCGGTCATATCCCAAAGGCAAAGCCTGTAATTTTCCCTGGTTATCCTGAACATCATTACGAATTATATCGCCATCCGACACAACAATCATGCGCGTAGGTTTACTAAAGCGAGCAATGGGTGTATGAGGATCAATCCCTTCAGGAACCATCTGATTAGCAAAATCGGACGTAAAAATTCCAGAAAGAGCCACAGCAACAGGTACATTTTGAATATTAAAATAATGTTGATCTTCCGGATCAGGCAAATGCTTTAAATCAATAAAGGCAGGTGGTGCTAAAATATGTGATGCATTAGAGGTAACCAGCAATATATCTGCCTTAGCATGAACCGAGTCTCCCACCAAATCAATGGATGATGCAAAATCCGCCTTTACTGCACCAAGATTTCGCGTAACAGGATTATATGGAGAAGTAAGTAATAGCGGAGAGAAAAACCAAGGCATGGGTTTAAACTGTGGTGGATCATTCTGGCGGGCAACATTCACCGGAACATTTATACACTGAACATCCTCCACAACGTCCGGATTGATACGCAC
The sequence above is drawn from the Microbacter margulisiae genome and encodes:
- a CDS encoding AraC family transcriptional regulator is translated as MFNNTILQELTPLSEKDCFYIVDRTKSTFTFPLHKHADCEINYVENARGTRRIVGDSLEVIGDYDLVLITGKELEHTWENYQCSSNEIHEITIQFSPELFSQGLLNKNQFKSIKKMLELAEKGLVFPLNTILVVRPLLTSLAHEKQGFYAVISFFTLLYELSLSNDVRTLSSTTFARSTITNESRRVQKVHDYLTSHFAEEIRLAQLAESVNMTEASFSRFFKQRTGKSVTDYLLDIRIGNAIRLLVDSSQTIGEICFSSGFNNLSNFNRIFRKRKGCSPKEFRDNYHKKKVIV